The genomic region TGGCAAAGTTTTTAGTTATTTGATCTTTTGAACAATTTTTAACAATGAACCGCTAGTGTAGGCAAACAATTAGCTAAACCTTTCAGTCAGTACACCTGAATTGCATTTCTAAGAATGTATCTGTCATCACTAGAGCTCATGGAAAATTCCCCATTGGAACTTTTTTAGGGATGAAAATGTTTTGGttcaaattttccatttttgatgggaaaaattcaaaacaaaaaaccctttgttttgtttaaatttgaaaaaaaaatattttttttccttttctcccctaGGAACACTCTCACTCTTTCttctccccttcctgttttccaGTGAGGAGGAAAAAGTTAAGCTGTTTTTTacccactacttgcatccgaagaagtgggtattcacccacgaaagctcatgctacaaaacgtctgttagtctataaggtgccacaggattctttgctgcttctacagaaccagactaacacggctacccctctgatactttttacccactgaaattaaaagaaaagagagCCCATACTcaaaagagtttgcaatctattAACTTTACTTCTGTCCAGCATTGCCAATTTACATCTGTTGGCCCATGAGTCATAAGTTTCCTCAGAGCAAAAATTAttccttttatttatatatatatatatataaatatatatatatatatatatatgtgtgtgtgtatatatacaatatatatacacacacatatattgtatatatatatgtatatatatatatatatatatatatatatgtgtgtgtgtatatatacaaacAGTTCACAGATCTCAGCGATCTCTTAACATCATTGCAATACAATGCATCTTTATTTGGTACACAAACAGCATCCTGAAATGCTTTACAGAGTTAATAACACAATGCCATAAATAATAGCAGAGTGGGACAGCAATTGAAGAGAGATATTTTTCAGCTGAGATATGAAAAGAGACGAAGAGATGAAGGCCACTGCTAGAAGCAGGGGATCTATCTAATCAAGCTAGCACTAGTCTGTTCCAGTATTCCTATGCTGCATAAACCTCTACATGTAATTGACTTGACTGGCGTAACCCTTCTAATAACTATACTGTTAATAATGATAAAAACACTTTAACATAAATTATGAATCAATGGAACTTTAATCAGATAACGTAGTCTATAAAGAAATATAGCACAATGCAGTAGTAAAAGCcattttaaagcaaaatattattaatttagtaataataataactagCTTTTacttagatctcaaagcactttacaaaagaggtcagtatcattacccctattttacagatggagaaattgaggcacatggaggaaagtgacatgcccaagatcCCCCATCAGGCCAGCagaagagctgggaattgaatagAAGTATGAATCAGAAGGAAGAGGGATAAGTAATGCTTTTCCAAAGATTGATAATCGACCTAAGTTGTGGCCACTTTGCACTTAGCTACTGGCAAAAAGCAGCTCAAGTCTCCATATCCagtcttatagactcatagactttaaggccagaagggtccatcatcatcatctactctgacctcctgcacattgctggccacagaacctcacccacccactcctgtaatagacctgtaacctctgactgagttactaaagtcctcaaatcatggtttaaagacttaaagttgcagagaatccaccatttacattagtttaaacctgcaactgACCCATGCCCCAAGCTGCAGacgaaggtgaaaaaaccccagagtctctgccaatctgacccaaggggaaattcctttctgaccccaaacacggcgatcagttagaccctgagcatgcggacaacccccagcagccagacatctgggaaaaaattctctgtagtaactcagagccctccccatctaatgtcccatcaccggccattggagatatttgctgctgaCATTCGCATATCAGGCcaatgccattgtaggcagtcccatcatatcatctcctccataaacttatgaagctcagtcttgaagccagttaagtTTTTTgttcccactgctccccttggaaggctgttccagaacttcactcctccgaAGGTTAAAAACCTTCACTAATTTCAAGCCTAtatttgttgatggccagtttatatccatttgttcacATGTTCACATTGATACTTAACTTAAATAAGCCTgctctctccctggtatttagccctctgatgtatttatagagagcaatcatatctcccctcagccttcttttggttaagctaaacaagccacaCTCTTTGATTCTCCTTTCATAAGGTAAGTTTTCCATTCTTCATATCATCTTACTAGCTCTTCTTtgcacctgtttcagtttgaattcatctttcttaaacatgggagaccagaattgcacgcaatattccaaatgaggtctcgaTGCATTCACAGAATGATCTCTCAATGCAGGCGGATCCTCCACTGGCATAGAGTTATTGTTGCTGGTACTACATGCACCATCCCTTCAACGCATAGGCATGTGGCCAGGGAAATGGGTGAATGGTTGCAGTGTCTCAGCATTCTGGACACTGCTGCTATAAAGTCCattgggctatagacaacaagcATAATTTAAAGTAGACCTTCAACTGCTACAATGCCAGGGAACTGTGTCAGCTCAAAGTCAGCCCAGGGGAGTGCAAAGGTAACTTAAAGCTACATTTCCAAGGCTAGTGTGTTTGTTTTGTGCTTTGCTGACACAACTCTGTATCTGAGCCAGTATCTTTAGCAGGGTTTGGTATTCTCACCTGTGAAGCCAAGTTTGCGGGTCTAATTTCTAAGAGAGAAATCTAACATAAACCGCGTTATCTTCCACTGAGTCTCTTAGGCCCTTTTCCTGATTGATGCTGAGCGGCTGCATAATTTATAGAAATCGGGGGGGAGTTGTGGGGTTGCCCAGCACATCTCAGGAGCTGGCTCTAGTTAATCAGCTTTTTTTGGAGTCTAATggcatgtaaaatcaatagccaTGCAACCCAGAGATGGATGCATTTTTATGGCACTTTATGTAGTGGTATcactaggaccctaccaaattcacagccatgaaaaactcatcatggaccatgaaatctggtctcacagaaaaagaaggaaaaacaggtaAAGCatatgaaatgtaaagtattaagtgaggctttttttttttaccaacatCCCTTATTCCCATTCCCTTAGGCCCTAGGCCTGTCTGATCGTCTTTTAGATAGTATTAAAGATGGCAGTAGCTGCCCCTTTTGGGGAAAAGCGatgttagttgagatgggctggagctgttgtcaTTACTGTTGCTAAAATCTGATCCTGTTTCCCTGAAGACAAAACAAGAGCAACAGACACAAAGGGTGAAATAAAAGATCAGcacagatagaaaatgcagcttctgtctctagtGCTGCTGCTTTACCTGCAGCCTTGCTGCTGGAGAaccacagccccccagcacaTGATCTGATCAGCTGCTCCAAGGCTTGTCAGACTTGTACCAGCATCAGACTGTTTAGGGCACTGTTTTAGCTGCCTCTCTGGTCATGGGCTCACGGGAGTGTAGGAAGAGAAGGTgttggctggctaagccagactctttcTAGACAAAATgcaaaaggaaagagaagaaaaaaaaggtgggggaaggaaaagggCACGTGAATGGGAGAGATGGGTGACAGCGGGAACCAAAGTCTTACATTTGAGATGGTGTTTGGGATTTAGCAGGAGCTGGTTGAAGTACTGATGCCATCTGGGTCTCTCTTTCTGGCCAGAACTAggcaggacatctctcaggatcaagGCAGTGAAGGTCCAAAGATGTCACAATAGATCCCAGAAGATAGTGGGGAAGGCGCGGGAAGCTCATTCCCAGCCAGCTAACTTGATTCTTCCCCTGAAGTCTTTTTTCAGGACctcaaaagggagtgatgggtgaaaTATcctatcccctcattattttctCCACCATTTAGGTCAAATTTCCAGGACACCTGTTTTGGTCCGTTGATTTCTAGTCCTACACTGCTCTTGTTCATGAGACATGATCTCAACACAGTCCTTGGGTGTTCTTTTTGTCTTAAATTTTTGctgctttgtataaataattttaTGTAATAGGCTGAACTGGACTTTTCTTACATTGGACAATTTAGAGCACTGGACTGTACACAGCAAAAACATGTAAGTTTCATTAGATCAAAGGTGCTTCATAAATGCAAGATAATGTTGAAATACTAAGTACATGAGATGAACAAAATTAAGTGGCCTTCGATCACAGGATCATAAAGATGTACAAATTAGCGATGGAAAAGCCTTATTAAATCACTTAGTCTAGTTCTTGACAATGCTTCATTGTTTTCTGTGATATATTTTCTAGTGAGTTGTCCAGTCCAGCTTCAAAGCAATGGGACTTCCACCACTTCTCTTGGGAAACTGTTTTGCATAACGCATAACTTTAATTAATGTTTCTTTCAGTTTGGGATTGCTCAGAATCAAGATAATGGAATGTACTGATGGACAAGCATCTACAATGATTGTACAGGCAACgcttgcagcagctgtttcttgatATATATTTGTCAACAAGATCAGCAAAGCTATAAAGTTAACAATGTTGATGAGGAAGAAAGACATAATCGCTTTCATTGCTTGAATGTGGGCCTCCACACAGGGGCTCCTGAAACTGCTCGAGTTGTTTTGCATCTGCCGAGTGTGTCTCCAGAGAGAGAACAACAACAGAAAGGCTGAAATGATGAATATGGTGAACGCCATGGAAAATCCAATGCCACAGATAGAAAGTATGTGAGACACAGATGTTTCCACTGTGACATTTTTCACATTGTAACGTCTTTTGAGACTGGAATTGAAATCATTACACTCTATTTTGTAAACAGAATTAAGGAAAGGGAGGCTGCTGAACAAGGATAAAAACACAGAACCCAGGAGCAACCATGGCACCAGCCTGGAGATTTTAAATTTTAGACAGATGAAGAGGGGGTGGCTGAAGTTTGCAATTTTCACACagtaaaatacacacaagcaggCAGCGAACCATTGATTGGAAGAGTTAAAAAACCAGGTAACAGCTCTGAATACTTGGAACACGGAGCTCAGGTAATAGATCTCTGGGTAAAATGTTGAGCAAAAAGTCTGTAACATTGTTTTGAGCAAGAAGCAAAATCTTGAGAATGCCAGGACAGCCAAGATATTATCAGCTGAGGACAGGTATCTCTGCTTGACACGTTCAACACAATTCACGGCCACAATGAAAGAATTTATCCACATCCCGACAAAAGCCTCACATGCTAAGATTACCAGGACAATTATGCTTGATTCAGTGATGTTATCCTCTTTTACAAAGTGACAATCATTGTATCCCATTCTTTAAGAAAGTTCTGGCTCTGAAATAAACATTCATCATGCAACGTTTTACAGTTGGGATGAGGTTGACAGATGCACTATCCTCTTGTCTGTGTATCTCCTATAGACAACACAGCTTTATATAGTTGGGAAAACAAACCCTTCAGAGACGTCTCTTCATAATGAAGCATCTGCTTGACCAGGAATGTAAATGTGTGGAGTATTCTCTTACAATGTATCAGTATCACTCATTAATATTTGCATTTTCATTCTGAAGAGCTGTGTACAGagtaaaaacaatttttaaaatgatccTTTAGGAGGCCTTCTGTTTACGCCTAAATAATACAAACTAAATAAAACATATACCACATAACCCACTAATATATTACATTTGTGTTCATTAATTTTCTAGTCTGAAATTTGAATGACTTCAGTACATTTACACAGCTGAAAAATAAAGATGTGCATTACTGGAGAAACCAGAGGAATAAATGCATTGCTATTATGAAACAGGGATGGGCCTGAGTTGCtgagttcagatctggatttggATGTCAATATTCCTAAAAGTTCAAGAGCATTTGAACCCAGGCCTTGGTTCAGCCCATTTAAAAGGCAGCTGGTCAGCTGCAAAGTCCAGATCTGGATTCCAGCGTTTCCAGATTTCAGTGGTGTTTTGATCAGGTGATTTGGTTTTGAACCACCTCTAGTACTAAGTAATAGCAGAAAGAGAGGAAACTGCACAGGtcagattttattattttaaagtaaaatactCTGCATGGTCAGTCTGCAGTGTGTTTAGTCTGTTGTAATGAATGAAAAGTTCACCAGGCCTGCCTGGCTTCCCATAGAACCTTGAAACAACTTCCAGGTGCCTATCTTCAAGGTGCTCAAAGTCCTGAACCCCAGTGTATCTAAAAGATTACCTAAGGCTCCGGCGTGAGGACTGCGGTCGACAACTCCACCCTCCTCAGCCTGCCTGCTCGAACACAGAGCAGTGTGTATGTATTAAAAAATCCCTACCGAAACCTTACAAGGCACACATCATTTCCCTCGGTAGGATGAAGATGAGAGAAAGAAGGAACCACACATGACACGTTACTTACTTAGCTGAATGCACAATtggaaggcgctcagatactatggtgatatgGGCTGGCCCATAAACCTATATAGAATTCAATGGCAACAAACTACAATTAACACGGCCTGGGGATATGTCATCCCCTTGCAAAAGGctgagttgagcaaaactcaaacttcagaaaaccaggaaatgccTAGGCAACCTTAGCTCTTCCCTCTTTCAGCAATGCCCCGATATGACCAGTAACATCCCCCCGCTTTACTCTGCCAACCtcacagttgctgaaatgtacaaATTCTTCACCTCCTTTTCCAGCCCAGTCACTCTCACTCACAGGATTCCCTCAAACACTATCAAAGAACAAAACCACAAAGCCACCTCAACAATATGTCCATGCCACCTACCCTCTGTTCTCCTGgagctggcagtagccaatagGAATTATTTGCATACATGCCAGGTGCAGTCAGTGTGTTAGGTGTGCCTCCACTAGAAGGTGGaggcagtggctggcagagaCAACTCGTACCTGCtgatactggggggagggggcagggggacatGATGACTCCACGTGTCGCCTCTGGGAGGaaccctccagccccacctccttgggccagggctggggacacAGGAGTGAGGAACATTCTTCTGGGTCAGGCCAAGGAGACCCACAGCACCCCAGTGTCTCCCCGGAGCTCCTGCACCCTCACAGACACCTCAGCAAGGGGAGGGGCGCAGGCAATGTCCCGAGATTGGACTGAGCGGAAGGAACCTGCTCCTGGTGCTTTCCATAGTGACTCCTCAACCCTTCCCGGCCAGAgttacctggggggggggaggggaagcagactCTGTCCTCCTGCTGTGCCTCCGCCCGGCATGTTTCTGGCTTGCTCGGCCCCACTCCTTGGTAGCCaggcctgggcagggagaggaggggatgggCCAATGCCACTTCCCTAGCTGGGCTTTTCCAGGCAGACGCTGTGCTGCACAGAGGGAGTGACCTGGAGCAGCCACCCTCCCcttgctgaagccccaagccccttcCACTACTTCTACGCCCCTAATACCACTCCCCTACCAAGAAGCATTCACATGCCTCATCTCCCCCCCCAATACTTTCATTACATTCCCCCCAGATGAAATTACCACTTGTGACTCTCTGCAGCCTCCAGTGACTCAGCTCAAAACCCCTTCGGTCctaggtggggtgtgtgtgattaATGTATTCTTagatgtagaatcatagaatggtaggactggaagggaccttgagaggtcatctagtccagtcctctgcactcatggcaggactacgtATTCTCTGGacctcccacaaccccccaggcaatttatttcagtgcttaaccaccgaGACAGTTGGGAAGttcttcctaatgtccaacttaaacctcccttgctgcaatttaagcccattgattcttGTCCTATCCCTCAAAGGTTAATGAGAAAAATTCACCTTcgctcctccttgtaacaaccttttatgtacttgaacactgttatcatgtcccccccttcaatcttctcttccccagactaaacaaacccagttttttctatcttccctcacaggtcatgttttctagacctttactcatttttgttgctcttctctagactttctccaatttggccacatctttcctgaaatgtggtgcccagaactggacacaatgctccagctgaggcctaaccagcgtggagtagagcagaagaattacttcttgtgtcttacttacaacactcctgctaatatatcccagaatgatgttcgctttttttgcaacagtgttactctgttgactcatatgtagCCTGTGGtgcactatgatccccagatccctttctgcagtgctccttcctaggcggtcattccccattttgtatgtgtgcaatttattgttccttcctaagatcatgttgaattttaatcctatcctccaaagcacttgcaacccctcccagtttggtatcatccgcaaactttacaagtgcactctctatgccattatctaaatcactgatgaaaatattgaacagaaccagacccagaactgatccctgcgggaccccatttaatatgcccttccagcttgactgatGGATTATTCTCTGGGAActcttttccaaccagttatgcacccactttatagtacctccatctaggctgtatttccctaatttgtttatgagacggtcatgtgagacagtatcaaaagccttactaaagtcaagatataccacatctaccactcgcccgccccctccccattctCAAGGCTTGTTACCCCATCAAAAAGCTATCTGGTTGGTTTGAcacatttgttcttgacaaatccaggctggctgttacttatcaccttattatcttctaggtttttacaaactgattgcttatttatttgctccattatctttccaggtactgaagttaagctgactggtctgtaattctctgggttgttcttatttccctttttatagatgggcactgtatttgcccttttccagtcctctggaatctcccccgtcttccatgacttttcaaagataatctctaatggctcagatatctcctgtcagctccttgagtaaTCTAGGATGCACTTCATCCGGCCTTTCCCTACctcagcctctgatcctacctcattttcactggcattcactatgttagacatccaattgtAACTAAACTTGGTGAAAACTGAGACAAacaagtcatttagcacttctgccatttccacattttcagtcattgtttcccccccccccaattgagTAATGGGGCAACCccgtccttggtcttcctcttgcttctaatgtatttgtagaatgttttcttcttACCGTTTACGTCTCTAACTAGGTtcatctcattttgtgccttggcctttctaattttgttcctacagacttgtgttatttgtttacatttgtcctttgtaatttgacctagtttccactttttgtaggactatttttttttgtgtttcagatcattgaagatctcctggttaagccagaacGGTCTCTTGCCAGACTTCCTATCTTTGCTACGcggtgggatagtttgctcttgtgcccttaatgtctctttgaaaaactgccaactctcttgaactgtttttccctttagacttgcttcccacggGATCTtatctaccaactccctgagttttcTAAAGTTTGGCTGATtgaaaatccattgtctttatttggctgttctccctcctaccattccttagaatcatgaactctgtcATTTCATTCTCACCTCAGCTGCCTTCAGCtgtcaaattctcaaccagttcctccctatttgtcaaaatcaaatctagaacagcctctcccctagtagctttctccaccttctgaaataaaaatattgtcTCCAAGACATTCTaataacttgttggataatctgtgccttgctgtgttattttcccaacagatgtttgGGTAGTTttaagtcccccatcaccatTAAGACTTGTGCtttggattattttgttttaaaaaaagcctcatccacctcttcttcctggttagtaGTCTGTAGTAGACCCCGACCATGATACCACCCTTGTTTTGTACCCTTTTATCCTTATCCAGAGACTTGCAACAcatctgtctcctatttccatcttagcctcagtccaagtgtatacatttttgatatacacctctaccccgatataagcgacccaatataacatgaatttggatataacatggtaaagcagtgctccaggggggcggggctgtgcgctctggtggatcaaagcaagttcgatataacgcggtttcacctataacgcggtaagattttttggctcccgaggacagcgttatatcggggtagaggtgtataaggcAATATGTTATCAGAAGGGTGAATTCACAGGAGGTCTGCAGTTCATGCAGTCTTCTGTATCTCTAACAGTACAAGGCAGCAGAAGGAAACCAGTTTTTTGAGAGGGGCCAGTAACTTGGGAGCCCTTAGATCAAATGACCCAAAATATGATTCAAATGCTACTCCTCGCACCAAATTTAAAAGAATCTGAGTAACCATTTAGATTTTAGAGCACTCACAGGAGTTGAGTTGAAAGCTTATGAAATGGTGGGAATGGAAACCCTCTAGCTGTTTTTCTGTGTTGGTGCATGCACAGTGTAAAAACATATATTTTCTCAAATATCATTCTTCCTTAGGGTCCCGCAAATATTTAGTGGGCGCCATGCACTACCTTGGGTAAAACTCAACAGATTGAAACTATTTGACCCACTAGTGAATAGTTTGATCTTTagcttttggttttttaaaaaaaaaccactttgaaACTTTTTAAGATGACTATTTTTTTCAGGGCTTAAATCTCCAGAACCCCTTGCTCAAATGACTCCAAATGTGGATCTCTGACCTTACCTTGCACTCTCCTGAGGCACTCCAAATTTCAAAGGAATCCAACTAAGCATGTAGATTTTAGAGGGCTTAGAATGGTTGGCCTTTTAAACAGATATCATGATACAACTTTAGCTATAATGTGCTCCCACTGCACcactagaatagaatagaatgagACCAGGTGTGACATGTTGTATCTACAATGTGTAACAGGGTTGTGTAACAATGTTGTTGTGTGACATATTGTATCTACACTGTGTAACAAGGCTGAAGGAGGCAGTCTGGAAGGCCAGTTATCTGATTCCAGATATCTGGGGAAGGAGGTAGACATTTGGGGAGAGGAAAATGGTCTCAGGGCATAGTTAGTGTCTGGGAGGGAAAGTAGTAGGAAAACCCAGGCCATTGTTCCTGCAAAGAGGGCGGAGCAATGTTCCCTCTCTCCCAGCTGGCCGCAACAGGTGTTTCAGGTTATTAGACCCACTTGAGAAATGATGACTGGTGAATCAGAAAGGAAAGTCCAACCCCAGCCAAAGAAAGCCTGCAGCCAGAAGGAGAGCTGAGAAAACCCTGCACTGAAGGGGAGAGTTTGTAGGGTGGAGAGGCCAGGTTGAAATCACCCCATCCCAAGAAGGACTCTGGAGCCCTGACTGTAAGGGAACGAAACTTTCTTTAATAAATTAGACCCCAGGTGAGGGGAATGTTGTTTAAAGACTTTGAGTGTGAGTAGATTATTCCTGACACTTGGAAGAACAACAGAGTCAGGGAACTATAGTAGCAAGCCCTGCCAAAGGGGGTGGGCTCACTGCATCCCTCTTATACATGCTCAGCGCAAGATGTTTCCTTTCTTCTCCAGAGCTGAGGTTGAGTGCAGGAGCTGCAGCCCACAGCCTGGCAGGAGGATGGAAGGAATTTTGATTGAACCAGACAGGTAGAGGCTGAGAACTCAATGGAAAGATTGTGAAAAATACACTTTGTACTCAATAGAAAAACACAAAGTGATCTTCAGAATTCTTAGAACCAAGGAATGCCATGAGGGAACTGGTAAAGCAGGAAATTCTAACAGACCCCAGGCCCATCTTGAGTATGAAAGCACATGGCTTTACCCTGAATGCTTTGTGATACGCTGCATACAGCGCTTTCAATAGGAAGTGGTTAGGAGTGGTGTATCATCCATTTTTCTATCTTTTAATCTAATCTCATGTGCCTAGAATGTGGTATCTAAACTCTGTAAAAGTTTTTAATGTACAGTGCAGACTGCTAATGTGTGAGACTGAATAACTTATACCCACCAATAACTAAATTAGGAGCAGATTGAAGACCCAGCATCACACTTGGCATCAGAAAGGTAAAGAGAGACCTGACCTGACCTTAAACAGAGACCTGAACTAGTCAGGTCAGGGATCTATTTAAGCTTCTGATGCTTGGTGTGAGGATTGGAGTGCACCTAGTGTTAGCCTGCAAGGCAAAATAAAGGCTGGCATTGTCTAGAGGAGAGGGTTAGAGTGGCTTGAAGGCTGGTGGGATCAGAAATTAGATCATCCAGCTAAGCACAAACAAGACTCCCtcatgctggaggcagggagtaaCAAAGTGACCCACTCTCCTGTGATAGCTCTTGGGGTATCtgggactgtgagtctccttaaTTATCCTTTTCTTAAcaacagttttacactggtgtcggtttttttattattatttcaacaATGTTACTCCTGATTAAGGGTgtgagtctgtcacagaggtcacagaagtcacgggACCTCTGTGACATCTGCAGAGGCCGGTGCGGCTGGCCTAGGGGCTGCCTGT from Mauremys mutica isolate MM-2020 ecotype Southern chromosome 3, ASM2049712v1, whole genome shotgun sequence harbors:
- the LOC123366114 gene encoding taste receptor type 2 member 40-like, yielding MGYNDCHFVKEDNITESSIIVLVILACEAFVGMWINSFIVAVNCVERVKQRYLSSADNILAVLAFSRFCFLLKTMLQTFCSTFYPEIYYLSSVFQVFRAVTWFFNSSNQWFAACLCVFYCVKIANFSHPLFICLKFKISRLVPWLLLGSVFLSLFSSLPFLNSVYKIECNDFNSSLKRRYNVKNVTVETSVSHILSICGIGFSMAFTIFIISAFLLLFSLWRHTRQMQNNSSSFRSPCVEAHIQAMKAIMSFFLINIVNFIALLILLTNIYQETAAASVACTIIVDACPSVHSIILILSNPKLKETLIKVMRYAKQFPKRSGGSPIALKLDWTTH